From one Luteipulveratus mongoliensis genomic stretch:
- a CDS encoding helix-turn-helix domain-containing protein → MVVRYEARGSDHTLVDSVMVGEIDASVLVQRPAEPRWHLVVLDGPGPARVVLAGPKSTSDSFVVPGDVRGTWVQLRLGTYLAGARMSDLVDAELTLAEAGRRTFDLRGSSVEIHEDDDAEAMVEKLVLDGVLAFDPLVGRVLAGTTTSVPERTARHRLRTATGQSREQIRQIERAKHAASLITTGMPLAVVAAEAGYTDQPHLTRSVKRWLGRTPGQLRADA, encoded by the coding sequence GTGGTGGTGCGCTACGAGGCACGCGGCTCCGATCACACGCTCGTCGACAGCGTGATGGTCGGTGAGATCGACGCGTCCGTCCTCGTGCAACGTCCGGCCGAACCCCGTTGGCACCTGGTCGTTCTCGACGGTCCGGGCCCGGCGCGCGTCGTGCTCGCCGGACCGAAGTCGACGTCCGACTCGTTCGTCGTCCCGGGCGACGTACGCGGCACCTGGGTCCAGCTGCGACTAGGCACCTATCTGGCCGGTGCCCGGATGAGTGACCTCGTCGATGCTGAGCTGACCCTCGCCGAAGCCGGCCGACGGACTTTCGACCTGCGCGGGTCGTCAGTCGAGATCCACGAAGACGACGACGCGGAGGCGATGGTCGAAAAGCTAGTGCTGGATGGGGTTCTCGCGTTCGACCCCCTGGTAGGCCGCGTACTGGCGGGGACGACGACGAGCGTGCCGGAGCGTACGGCACGGCACCGGTTGCGTACGGCCACCGGCCAGTCGCGTGAGCAGATCCGCCAGATCGAGCGGGCCAAGCACGCAGCCTCGCTGATCACCACCGGGATGCCGCTCGCGGTCGTCGCCGCCGAGGCGGGCTACACCGACCAGCCGCACCTGACGCGCTCGGTGAAGCGCTGGCTCGGCCGCACCCCCGGACAGCTGCGCGCGGACGCCTGA
- a CDS encoding dihydrofolate reductase family protein produces the protein MSTVSAGFSVSLDGFVADEKDDISALYGWMVGAVQQDTELDDMEYTDQGKDANEARSAAFGAIVSGRRTFDLAKGWGGQHPLGVPVVILTHEVPTEWANDGKPFTFVTGGVAEAVAKAKEIAGDDTVAVCGPDVMRQCLEEGLLDEIGVDLVPTLLGKGVPFFAGEGPVQLEKVSADDADGVTHLRYRVVR, from the coding sequence ATGAGCACGGTCAGCGCAGGTTTCTCGGTGTCACTCGACGGGTTCGTTGCCGACGAGAAGGACGACATCAGCGCGCTCTACGGATGGATGGTCGGTGCGGTCCAGCAGGACACCGAGCTCGACGACATGGAGTACACCGACCAGGGCAAGGACGCCAACGAGGCGCGGTCGGCGGCGTTCGGCGCCATCGTGAGCGGCCGTCGTACGTTCGACCTGGCCAAGGGCTGGGGCGGCCAGCACCCGCTCGGGGTGCCGGTCGTCATCCTGACCCATGAGGTGCCGACCGAGTGGGCCAATGACGGCAAGCCGTTCACGTTCGTCACCGGCGGCGTGGCGGAGGCCGTCGCGAAGGCCAAGGAGATCGCGGGTGACGACACCGTCGCCGTCTGTGGGCCCGATGTCATGCGGCAGTGCTTGGAGGAGGGCCTGCTCGACGAGATCGGCGTGGATCTGGTGCCGACCCTGCTCGGCAAGGGCGTCCCGTTCTTCGCCGGCGAGGGGCCGGTGCAGCTCGAGAAGGTGTCGGCCGACGACGCCGACGGCGTCACCCACCTGCGCTACCGCGTGGTGCGCTGA
- a CDS encoding VOC family protein has translation MKTAVNHVSFDCHDTYEQAKFWCAVFEVSMDPEDQPGDPESIVRVEGGPTLLFIQVPEAKTIKNRVHLDLQPGLRRDEEVERVKGLGATQLDDQRRPDGRGWVVMADPEGNEFCIERSAAEREG, from the coding sequence ATGAAGACTGCTGTGAATCACGTTTCGTTCGACTGCCACGACACCTACGAGCAGGCCAAGTTCTGGTGCGCCGTGTTCGAGGTATCGATGGACCCGGAGGACCAGCCGGGCGATCCCGAGTCGATCGTGCGCGTCGAGGGCGGGCCGACGCTGCTGTTCATCCAGGTCCCCGAGGCCAAGACGATCAAGAACCGCGTGCACCTGGACCTGCAGCCCGGCCTGCGCCGCGACGAGGAGGTCGAGCGGGTCAAGGGGCTCGGCGCCACCCAGCTCGATGACCAGCGCCGTCCGGACGGGCGTGGCTGGGTCGTCATGGCTGACCCGGAAGGCAACGAGTTCTGCATCGAGCGCAGCGCCGCCGAGCGCGAGGGCTGA
- a CDS encoding HNH endonuclease signature motif containing protein has product MAVQPTDQEPSAGRLLQAARSAVEALSEIDGAPLWPAAGAQVEELLQLIGQARAAVDRVEVALVREGKDRGLHREQGFGVVDWVRLVQGRAGLSPDPAHVARLNRVADTAVRPAARAVWERFAAGSLPLGKADRLARFEADVSPVAGSGEVAESLDILLGAAEETPQQAGLTPRELQIAIRRAGLLLKPERDLVAEQDAARRGRALYKQPGPAGLSAYRVLLDPEGAAVVDAAIAALSTPIPGEGGEPDPRSVATRRADALIEVVRRGVSSPGEQPKAAKAQMVVTIPLAQLIEELAGAGPSATGPGRCSSFGASGAGITATGEVLAADVVRRMACDAGIIPMVLGSAGEVLDVGREERLFTPAQRRALWQRDGGCTFPGCTIPPQWCDAHHVVWWSRGGSTSLDNAALLCQRHHTLVHRRDLSATVTGTQVVWQIGVTGHT; this is encoded by the coding sequence ATGGCCGTTCAACCCACCGATCAGGAGCCGTCCGCCGGGCGGCTCCTGCAGGCTGCCCGGTCGGCGGTCGAGGCGCTGTCCGAGATCGATGGAGCGCCGCTCTGGCCGGCGGCCGGTGCGCAGGTCGAGGAGCTGCTGCAGCTGATCGGCCAGGCGCGTGCGGCGGTCGATCGCGTGGAGGTCGCGCTCGTGCGGGAGGGCAAGGATCGCGGTTTGCACCGCGAGCAGGGCTTCGGCGTCGTGGACTGGGTACGCCTGGTGCAGGGTCGCGCCGGACTGTCGCCTGATCCGGCGCACGTCGCGCGGTTGAATCGCGTTGCCGACACTGCGGTTCGGCCCGCGGCTCGCGCAGTATGGGAGCGGTTCGCTGCCGGTTCATTGCCGCTGGGCAAGGCGGACCGGCTGGCGAGGTTCGAGGCCGACGTATCGCCGGTGGCGGGTTCGGGGGAGGTGGCCGAGAGCCTGGACATCCTCCTCGGCGCGGCCGAGGAGACACCTCAGCAGGCCGGCCTGACTCCACGAGAGCTGCAGATTGCCATCCGTCGCGCGGGCCTGCTGCTCAAGCCCGAGCGGGATCTGGTCGCGGAGCAGGATGCGGCGCGACGGGGTCGGGCGCTCTACAAGCAGCCCGGTCCGGCCGGGTTGAGTGCCTATCGGGTGCTGCTCGACCCCGAAGGTGCAGCTGTTGTCGACGCCGCTATCGCTGCCCTCTCGACACCCATTCCAGGTGAAGGTGGCGAGCCTGATCCGCGGTCGGTGGCGACACGTCGAGCGGATGCGTTGATCGAGGTCGTGCGGCGTGGAGTCTCATCTCCGGGTGAGCAGCCCAAGGCGGCCAAGGCCCAGATGGTGGTGACAATCCCCTTGGCGCAGCTGATCGAAGAGCTCGCGGGGGCGGGCCCGAGCGCAACGGGTCCGGGTCGTTGCTCGAGTTTCGGCGCGAGTGGTGCGGGCATCACGGCGACTGGCGAGGTCCTGGCCGCCGATGTCGTACGCCGGATGGCCTGCGATGCAGGCATCATCCCGATGGTCCTCGGTTCAGCCGGTGAGGTGCTCGATGTCGGGCGCGAGGAGCGCTTGTTCACACCCGCCCAGCGCAGGGCGCTCTGGCAACGGGACGGAGGCTGCACGTTCCCGGGCTGCACGATTCCGCCGCAGTGGTGCGATGCCCACCATGTCGTCTGGTGGTCCCGAGGCGGCTCGACCAGCCTCGACAATGCCGCGTTGCTCTGCCAGCGACACCACACGCTCGTGCACCGACGCGACCTGAGCGCCACGGTGACCGGGACGCAGGTTGTCTGGCAGATCGGTGTCACGGGCCACACCTGA
- a CDS encoding MarR family winged helix-turn-helix transcriptional regulator: MADARAPLVVLLRALDRRIVDELIEHLHGAGYADITTAHHPVFYNLDLEGTRLTTLAARAGMTHQAMGELVGKLVDLGYLDREPDPSDRRARLVVLTPRGNKAIRAARARVAAIDAAWSDRLREAGVAVDIRDALAATLARTAEDGPDLNRA; encoded by the coding sequence ATGGCCGATGCCCGCGCACCGCTTGTCGTCCTGCTCCGTGCGCTGGACCGGCGCATCGTCGACGAGCTGATCGAGCACCTGCACGGCGCGGGCTACGCGGACATCACGACCGCGCACCATCCGGTCTTCTACAACCTCGACCTCGAGGGCACGCGCCTGACCACGCTGGCTGCGCGCGCCGGGATGACCCATCAGGCGATGGGTGAGCTTGTGGGCAAGCTGGTCGACCTGGGCTACCTCGATCGCGAGCCCGACCCGAGCGACCGTCGGGCCCGGCTGGTCGTCCTCACCCCACGCGGGAACAAGGCCATCCGGGCTGCGCGCGCGAGGGTCGCGGCGATCGACGCCGCATGGTCGGACCGGCTGCGCGAGGCCGGCGTAGCGGTGGATATCCGGGACGCGCTCGCCGCGACACTGGCACGCACCGCCGAGGATGGGCCGGACTTGAACCGCGCGTGA
- a CDS encoding methyltransferase family protein, whose amino-acid sequence MRRPAAVVGSAAFFVLAPGTVAGLVPWTITRWSLGGTWITQLAGGVLIVLGLVPLVSAFVMFVRAGGTPAPVAPTERLVVSGFNRFVRNPMYVGVVAIILGQAVLSASVGAVVWAVVVWAATELFVRTYEEPTLTATFGAGYDAYRRHVRRWLPRLTPWRG is encoded by the coding sequence ATGAGACGTCCGGCGGCCGTCGTAGGAAGTGCGGCCTTCTTCGTCCTCGCGCCGGGCACCGTCGCCGGTCTCGTCCCCTGGACGATCACGCGATGGTCGCTCGGCGGGACCTGGATCACCCAGCTGGCGGGCGGCGTACTGATCGTCCTTGGTCTGGTGCCTCTGGTGTCGGCCTTCGTGATGTTCGTCCGCGCGGGCGGCACCCCTGCACCCGTCGCCCCCACCGAACGGCTGGTGGTCAGCGGGTTCAACCGCTTCGTGCGCAACCCGATGTACGTCGGTGTGGTCGCGATCATCCTGGGCCAGGCGGTGCTGAGTGCCAGCGTCGGCGCCGTGGTGTGGGCGGTCGTGGTGTGGGCGGCGACCGAGCTGTTCGTCCGGACGTACGAGGAGCCCACGTTGACGGCGACGTTCGGTGCTGGGTACGACGCCTACCGCCGCCACGTGCGCCGCTGGCTCCCGCGCCTCACGCCCTGGCGCGGGTGA
- a CDS encoding DEAD/DEAH box helicase has protein sequence MTSPASLADRIPAKPDADTLYDAFAAWATERGLTLYPHQEEAVIEIVGGANVILATPTGSGKSLVATAAHFAALAEDRVSFYTAPIKALVSEKFFALCETFGADNVGMLTGDAAVNADAPIICCTAEVLANIALREGSTADVGLVVMDEFHFYSEPDRGWAWQVPLLELPQAQFVLMSATLGDVAMFEEDLTRRTGRPTATVATAERPVPLSFSWAMTPLHETLEELLTTHQAPVYVVHFTQAAALERAQALMSLKVASKEEREQIAEMIGGFRFSAGFGKTLSRLVRHGIGVHHAGMLPKYRRLVETLAQAGLLKVICGTDTLGVGINVPIRTVVFTGLAKFDGTRQRVLKAREFHQIAGRAGRAGYDTSGSVVVQAPEHTIDNARAIAKAGDDPKKQRKVQRKKAPEGSVSWSEETYERLVAADPEALQSRMRITHSMLLNIIARAGDPFTGTRRLLRDNHEDVRRQTRLSRKAITLYRELLAAGVVEKLSVPEADGRQVRLTVDLQDNFALNQPLAPFALAVLDVLDPESDTYTVDVVSVIESILEDPRPILRAQQFKARGEAVAEMKADGIEYEERMELLEEVTWPKPLDELLEATFETYRSNQPWVGETALSPKSVVREMYQNAWTFGDLVKQYELSRSEGIVLRYLTDAYRTLRQTVPDSRKSEEVDDLIEWLGESIRQTDSSLLDEWEQLTNPDAIAGRVDGALAETYRDPATPRPVTANPRAFRVQVRNAMFRRLELASRRDYPGLAALDRAAAESTEPPTEIVMDEGAWYEDISAYFDEHDEMATGPQARGPAYLQVTEGKTMWEVRQVIDDPDDDHDWGIDAQVPLAASDEAGYSVMVVLGLNRMDAS, from the coding sequence ATGACATCTCCTGCCTCGCTCGCCGACCGTATCCCCGCCAAGCCAGACGCCGACACGCTGTACGACGCGTTCGCGGCCTGGGCGACCGAGCGCGGCCTGACCCTCTATCCCCATCAGGAAGAAGCGGTCATCGAGATCGTCGGGGGAGCCAACGTCATCCTCGCGACGCCGACCGGCTCGGGGAAGTCGCTGGTCGCGACCGCAGCGCACTTCGCCGCACTGGCCGAGGATCGCGTGTCCTTCTACACCGCACCGATCAAGGCGCTGGTGAGTGAGAAGTTCTTCGCCCTCTGCGAGACGTTCGGCGCAGACAACGTCGGCATGCTGACCGGTGACGCGGCCGTCAACGCCGACGCCCCGATCATCTGCTGCACCGCCGAGGTGCTGGCCAACATCGCGCTGCGCGAGGGATCGACCGCCGATGTGGGGCTGGTCGTGATGGATGAGTTCCACTTCTACTCCGAGCCGGACCGAGGCTGGGCCTGGCAGGTGCCGCTCCTGGAGCTGCCGCAGGCGCAGTTCGTGCTCATGTCGGCGACCCTCGGCGATGTCGCGATGTTCGAGGAGGACCTCACCCGTCGTACCGGCCGACCAACCGCGACGGTTGCCACGGCCGAACGACCGGTGCCGCTGTCGTTCTCCTGGGCGATGACACCGCTGCACGAGACGCTCGAAGAGCTCCTCACCACGCACCAGGCGCCCGTCTACGTCGTCCACTTCACCCAGGCGGCCGCGCTCGAGCGCGCTCAGGCGCTGATGAGTCTGAAGGTCGCCTCCAAGGAAGAACGCGAGCAGATCGCCGAGATGATCGGTGGCTTCCGTTTCTCGGCCGGCTTCGGCAAGACGCTGAGTCGGTTGGTACGTCACGGGATCGGCGTCCACCACGCCGGCATGCTGCCGAAGTACCGCCGGCTCGTCGAGACGCTTGCGCAGGCCGGGCTGCTCAAGGTCATCTGCGGCACCGACACGCTCGGTGTGGGCATCAACGTGCCGATCCGCACGGTGGTCTTCACCGGACTGGCGAAGTTTGACGGCACGCGGCAGCGGGTTCTCAAGGCGCGCGAGTTCCACCAGATCGCCGGACGTGCGGGGCGCGCCGGCTACGACACCAGCGGCTCGGTCGTCGTCCAGGCTCCCGAGCACACCATCGACAACGCGCGCGCCATCGCCAAGGCCGGTGACGACCCCAAGAAGCAGCGCAAGGTCCAGCGCAAGAAGGCGCCCGAGGGGTCGGTCAGCTGGTCCGAGGAGACCTACGAGCGGCTGGTCGCCGCCGATCCCGAGGCGCTGCAGTCGAGGATGCGCATCACCCACTCGATGCTGCTCAATATCATTGCGAGAGCGGGCGATCCGTTCACCGGCACACGTCGGTTGCTGCGCGACAACCACGAGGATGTACGCCGACAGACTCGCCTCTCCCGCAAGGCCATAACGCTCTACCGCGAGCTGCTGGCGGCCGGTGTGGTCGAGAAGCTCTCAGTGCCAGAGGCGGACGGCAGGCAGGTGCGGCTGACGGTCGACCTGCAGGACAACTTCGCGCTCAACCAGCCGCTCGCGCCGTTCGCGCTCGCAGTGCTCGACGTGCTCGATCCAGAGAGCGACACCTACACGGTCGACGTGGTGTCGGTCATCGAGTCGATCCTCGAGGACCCTCGACCGATCCTGCGCGCGCAGCAGTTCAAGGCGCGTGGCGAGGCCGTGGCCGAGATGAAGGCCGACGGCATCGAGTACGAGGAGCGGATGGAGCTGCTCGAGGAGGTCACCTGGCCCAAGCCGCTCGATGAGCTGCTTGAGGCGACCTTCGAGACCTACCGCAGCAACCAGCCGTGGGTCGGCGAGACCGCTCTCTCACCGAAGTCCGTGGTGCGCGAGATGTACCAGAACGCTTGGACTTTCGGCGATCTGGTCAAGCAGTACGAGCTGTCCCGGTCCGAGGGCATCGTGCTGCGCTACCTGACCGATGCCTATCGCACGCTGCGGCAGACCGTCCCGGACAGCCGCAAGTCCGAAGAGGTCGACGACCTGATCGAGTGGCTCGGCGAGAGCATCCGCCAGACCGACTCCAGCCTGCTCGACGAGTGGGAGCAGCTGACGAATCCTGACGCTATTGCTGGTCGAGTAGACGGAGCGCTAGCGGAGACGTATCGAGACCCGGCGACACCGCGGCCCGTCACTGCCAATCCGCGCGCCTTCCGGGTGCAGGTGCGCAACGCGATGTTCCGTCGCCTCGAGCTTGCGTCCCGTCGCGACTACCCCGGGCTCGCAGCGCTGGACCGCGCTGCTGCCGAGTCGACCGAGCCACCCACCGAGATCGTCATGGACGAAGGCGCCTGGTACGAAGACATTTCCGCCTACTTCGACGAGCACGACGAGATGGCGACGGGTCCGCAGGCGCGAGGTCCGGCGTACCTGCAGGTGACGGAGGGCAAGACGATGTGGGAGGTGCGGCAGGTGATCGACGACCCGGACGACGACCACGACTGGGGCATCGACGCGCAGGTGCCGCTGGCCGCGTCCGACGAGGCGGGTTACTCCGTGATGGTGGTGCTGGGGCTCAACCGGATGGATGCCTCTTGA
- the treY gene encoding malto-oligosyltrehalose synthase has translation MSRPVTGTYRLQLHAGFTFADAAEQVSYLADLGVSHLYLSPILQAVPGSMHGYDVVDHSRVNGELGGLDGFEALVERAHEHDLGVVVDVVPNHMAFKTPENHEVWQVLRDGRDAATADWFDIDWMAGGGRIGLPVLGKSTLEVLGDNEIRLDDLDSQPVLRYYDQVYPVALGTDTGDNVGEILQRQHYRLTSWRDKDDVLNYRRFFEVDDLIAIRVERPEVFDATHALLLDLHHRGLIDGFRIDHPDGLADPTAYLERLTAACAKGTPIWVEKILEGDERLPRAWACAGTTGYDALRAVQVALTDPDSAQVLDQTWAEAGGNPSFETTVEEAKRQVVDQSLAPEVDRLTRRARESLPDLDPERLREAVVELLVAGEVYRAYVRPDHRMTRTTRARITDAFTGAVAARPDLHTELEALVPLTVMADDEATDFGVRLQQTWGPVMAKGIEDTSFYRWHRLVALNEVGGDPTVVATASPERLHTWAGQQQDHWPGGMTTLSTHDTKRSEDVRARLLALAGDPANWEACSTAARNEACKADVDAPTAHLVWQTLAGVGDISDERLADYLRKALREAKVHTAWVDGDEAYEQRVIDFAVAAAQGGPVKAAIDAALAANSGVIRAAVLGAKLIQLTLPGVPDVYQGCEAVDLSLVDPDNRRPVDFVARRALLDAGPIARGARRAGIETTLDAEKVQVTTAALRLRRRAPEAFGADGSYEPVRSTSEHLLGFVRRHEPGLVAGVLGRGRRTTVAVLTTRAAGRLERSGGWADATVELELGTWEDLLDGRQHVIDGPRRCADLLASRPVALLERHV, from the coding sequence TTGAGCCGGCCTGTCACTGGGACCTATCGGCTGCAGCTGCATGCCGGGTTCACGTTCGCTGATGCGGCCGAACAGGTCTCGTACCTGGCCGATCTCGGCGTCTCGCACCTCTACCTGTCGCCGATCCTGCAAGCCGTCCCCGGGTCGATGCACGGGTACGACGTCGTGGACCACTCGCGCGTCAACGGCGAGCTGGGCGGGCTCGATGGCTTCGAGGCGCTCGTCGAGCGCGCACACGAGCACGACCTGGGTGTGGTGGTCGATGTCGTGCCCAACCACATGGCGTTCAAGACGCCAGAGAACCACGAGGTCTGGCAGGTGCTGCGCGACGGTCGTGACGCCGCGACTGCGGACTGGTTCGACATCGACTGGATGGCCGGCGGTGGACGTATCGGTCTGCCGGTCCTCGGTAAGTCGACGCTGGAAGTGTTGGGGGACAACGAGATTCGCCTCGATGACCTCGATAGTCAACCAGTGCTGCGCTACTACGACCAGGTCTATCCCGTCGCACTCGGCACCGACACGGGCGACAACGTCGGTGAGATCCTGCAGCGCCAGCACTACCGTCTGACCAGCTGGCGTGACAAGGACGACGTCCTCAACTACCGGCGCTTCTTCGAGGTCGACGACCTGATCGCGATTCGGGTCGAGCGGCCCGAGGTCTTCGACGCGACGCACGCGCTGCTGCTCGACCTTCATCACCGCGGCCTGATCGACGGCTTCCGCATCGACCACCCCGACGGACTGGCCGACCCGACGGCGTACCTCGAACGCCTGACCGCGGCCTGCGCCAAGGGCACGCCGATCTGGGTCGAGAAGATCCTCGAGGGCGACGAGCGCCTGCCCCGGGCTTGGGCGTGTGCGGGTACGACGGGCTACGACGCGCTGCGTGCCGTGCAGGTCGCCCTGACCGATCCGGACAGTGCGCAGGTCCTCGACCAGACGTGGGCGGAGGCCGGCGGCAACCCGTCGTTCGAGACCACGGTTGAGGAGGCCAAGCGGCAGGTCGTCGACCAGTCGCTCGCTCCTGAGGTCGACCGGCTCACTCGGCGGGCGCGGGAGTCGCTGCCCGATCTCGACCCGGAGCGACTGCGTGAGGCCGTCGTCGAGCTGCTCGTCGCCGGTGAGGTCTACCGCGCCTACGTACGCCCGGACCACCGCATGACCCGGACGACCCGGGCTCGGATCACCGATGCGTTCACCGGCGCCGTCGCGGCCCGACCGGACCTGCACACCGAGCTCGAGGCCCTGGTGCCTTTGACCGTGATGGCCGACGACGAGGCGACCGACTTCGGGGTGCGACTGCAGCAGACGTGGGGACCGGTGATGGCCAAGGGGATCGAGGACACCTCGTTCTACCGCTGGCACCGGCTGGTCGCGCTCAACGAGGTGGGCGGTGATCCCACCGTGGTGGCCACGGCGTCGCCCGAGCGCCTGCACACGTGGGCGGGCCAGCAGCAGGACCATTGGCCCGGCGGCATGACCACGCTGTCGACGCACGACACCAAACGCAGCGAGGACGTACGCGCCCGCCTGCTGGCACTCGCCGGCGACCCGGCGAACTGGGAGGCGTGCTCGACCGCGGCCCGCAATGAGGCGTGCAAGGCCGACGTCGACGCACCCACTGCGCACCTCGTCTGGCAGACGCTGGCCGGCGTCGGTGACATCAGCGACGAGCGGCTGGCCGACTACCTGCGCAAGGCGTTGCGCGAGGCCAAGGTGCACACCGCGTGGGTCGACGGGGACGAGGCGTACGAGCAGCGCGTCATCGACTTCGCCGTCGCCGCTGCACAGGGCGGCCCGGTGAAGGCGGCCATCGACGCGGCCCTCGCGGCCAACTCCGGCGTGATCCGGGCAGCCGTGCTCGGGGCCAAGCTGATCCAGCTGACGCTGCCGGGTGTGCCCGACGTCTACCAGGGCTGCGAGGCCGTCGACCTGTCGCTCGTCGACCCGGACAACCGGCGCCCCGTCGACTTCGTCGCCCGCCGAGCCCTCCTCGACGCCGGTCCGATCGCGCGAGGTGCCCGCCGAGCGGGTATCGAGACCACCCTCGATGCGGAGAAGGTCCAGGTCACGACCGCTGCCCTTCGCCTGCGCCGCCGGGCACCTGAGGCGTTCGGCGCCGACGGGTCGTACGAACCCGTCCGGTCCACCAGTGAGCACCTCCTCGGTTTCGTACGCCGGCACGAGCCGGGCCTGGTCGCCGGAGTCCTCGGTCGCGGACGGCGTACGACGGTGGCCGTCCTGACCACCCGAGCCGCCGGGCGCTTGGAGCGTTCTGGCGGGTGGGCGGACGCTACCGTCGAATTGGAACTCGGCACGTGGGAGGACCTGCTCGACGGGAGGCAACACGTGATCGACGGGCCACGTCGTTGCGCCGACCTGCTGGCATCGCGACCTGTAGCGCTGCTGGAGAGGCACGTTTGA
- the treZ gene encoding malto-oligosyltrehalose trehalohydrolase, whose amino-acid sequence MDPIRVWAPAAQESVALVLGDGEGRELEDREVGDREVAMQRDRDGWWVAPEPAEVGQRYAFRIDGGDPRPDPRSLRQPDGPHQSSAVVDLSAYDWQDGSWRGRSLKAAIIYELHVGTFTEAGTLDAAIERLDHLRDLGVTLVELMPVVSFPGERGWGYDGVSPFAVHESYGGVAALQRFVDACHRRGLGVCLDVVYNHLGPSGNYLSEFGPYFTDRYHTPWGWAVNLDGPGSDEVRRYLLDNALMWLRDLHIDALRLDAVHALFDERATTFLEELAAQVDGLSETLGRRMFLIAESDRNDPSTVAKRGVGGIGGTGLHAQWADDVHHALHVLLTDETQGYYADFADEKALAKVLNTPFFHDGTWSAFRQRRHGRPVPPEMPGWRFIASLQTHDQVGNRAAGERLSHLVSPGRLACGAALLLTGPYTPMLFMGEEWGASTPWQYFTDHQEPDLAQAVSDGRRAEFAEHGWTEGVPDPQDVRTAEMSTLRWDELEKPEHDDLLHWYRWLIRLRRAIPDLQNARLGSTHVERQDGVVTVRRGAHTVVLNLSARDVPIDLPEGEVVLGSRGASEMDGGDVIHPDGVVIRGPNGGTETHLKETSHHG is encoded by the coding sequence ATGGATCCGATCCGCGTGTGGGCGCCTGCCGCCCAGGAATCCGTCGCGCTCGTGCTCGGAGACGGTGAGGGCCGTGAGCTCGAAGACCGTGAGGTCGGCGACCGGGAGGTCGCGATGCAGCGTGATCGGGACGGCTGGTGGGTGGCACCCGAGCCGGCCGAGGTCGGCCAGCGCTACGCCTTTCGCATCGACGGTGGCGACCCGCGACCGGACCCACGATCGCTCCGCCAACCGGACGGCCCGCACCAGTCGTCCGCCGTGGTGGACCTGTCGGCGTACGACTGGCAGGACGGCTCGTGGCGTGGTCGGTCGCTCAAGGCCGCCATCATCTACGAGCTGCACGTAGGCACGTTCACCGAAGCCGGCACCCTCGACGCGGCGATCGAGCGGCTGGACCACCTCCGCGACCTCGGCGTGACGCTGGTCGAGCTGATGCCCGTGGTGTCGTTCCCAGGGGAGCGCGGCTGGGGTTATGACGGGGTGAGCCCGTTCGCCGTGCACGAGAGCTATGGGGGAGTGGCGGCGCTGCAGCGCTTCGTTGACGCCTGCCACCGGCGTGGGCTCGGGGTCTGCCTCGACGTCGTCTACAACCACCTCGGGCCGAGCGGCAACTACCTGTCGGAGTTCGGTCCCTACTTCACCGATCGCTATCACACGCCGTGGGGCTGGGCGGTCAACCTCGACGGGCCGGGCAGCGACGAGGTGCGGCGCTACCTGTTGGACAACGCGCTGATGTGGTTGCGCGACCTGCACATCGACGCGCTGCGCCTCGATGCGGTGCACGCCCTGTTCGACGAGCGGGCGACGACGTTCCTGGAGGAGCTCGCGGCACAGGTGGACGGGCTGTCTGAGACGCTCGGTCGCCGGATGTTCCTGATCGCCGAGTCGGACCGCAACGACCCGTCCACGGTCGCCAAGCGTGGCGTCGGTGGGATCGGCGGCACTGGGCTGCATGCGCAGTGGGCCGACGATGTGCACCACGCGCTGCACGTGCTGCTGACCGACGAGACGCAGGGCTACTACGCCGACTTCGCGGACGAGAAGGCGCTCGCGAAGGTGCTCAACACGCCCTTCTTCCATGACGGCACCTGGTCGGCCTTCCGGCAGCGGCGACACGGTCGGCCGGTGCCTCCCGAGATGCCCGGGTGGCGGTTCATCGCGTCGCTGCAGACGCACGACCAAGTGGGCAATCGCGCTGCAGGAGAACGACTTTCGCATCTTGTCAGCCCAGGACGGCTGGCCTGCGGAGCGGCGCTGCTGCTGACCGGGCCCTACACGCCGATGCTGTTCATGGGTGAGGAGTGGGGCGCCTCGACGCCGTGGCAGTACTTCACCGACCACCAGGAGCCCGACCTCGCGCAGGCCGTCTCCGACGGTCGGCGAGCAGAGTTCGCGGAGCATGGCTGGACCGAGGGCGTACCCGACCCCCAGGACGTCCGCACGGCCGAGATGTCCACGCTGCGCTGGGACGAGCTGGAGAAGCCCGAGCACGACGACCTGCTTCACTGGTACCGCTGGCTGATCCGCCTGCGGCGGGCCATTCCCGACCTGCAGAACGCGCGTCTCGGCTCCACGCACGTCGAACGTCAGGACGGGGTGGTGACCGTACGCCGTGGCGCGCATACCGTGGTCCTCAACCTGTCCGCTCGCGACGTGCCGATCGACCTGCCTGAGGGTGAGGTCGTCCTCGGCTCGCGCGGCGCCTCGGAGATGGACGGCGGTGACGTCATCCATCCCGACGGAGTCGTGATCCGCGGGCCCAACGGCGGCACCGAGACGCACCTCAAGGAGACCTCCCACCATGGATGA